AAGATGATTTCAGATGAACAATAATGATGAGAAATTCTGTAAAACAACCACACTTGATCTGAATTTGTTGCTCGAGATGAACTAATATTCtgatctagtttttttttttttttatcagatgatgatttttgaaattaaaagagataaataGTACTAGGATAATAAAAactattatataatctattttaatatttttattttttctaagaaataatatttaaaaaaaagcttttaaacATCTTCGTCAATTTATACAAGATGCCAAGATCCATCGGTTGTAGCTGAAAGTAGTCGAATAGAAACAGTGtggtcaaaaaatatttatcacaaCCAATGCCAATTAATTATATGGCTAGAAATGTAACAttgacaataataataataaagaattagACAGTTTATTATCATGGTTTGAATATTGggaatattttactattatttattattttattattattatttatttattttttactattattttatattttatcattattttttaattaatttattttattatttatagaatatatgaaaatatctcactatttaaacaCTAACCAAGAAGAATGAATAAAAGATTTGGTATTATCTGCTGCTTAAATTACGAAGAGCAATAAAACTGATTGGCACTGCCACTACTCTTTGTATATCCGTATTTATGGATATCTtctgtaattattaatttcccAAAGTTTTTGTGtgcaatttaaaatttaaaaatagtttagGCTTGGATTATCCAGTGATTTGAAGACTGACGAGAGAGGTGGACTTATCAAatggcatttttcttttccttttttgggtgGGTCCGTGAGATTTTAGGGTGCTTGAAAAAAGCAACGAAGTTGAGTTGGGTCAAAAAGTAGGCAAATTTGTGTTAGACGAGGAGGGAGTGAGGAGGCAAGCACCTCACCACCCAGCGGCAGCAACAAAATGATGCCTCCATCACACAAAAAGTGTGTTTAAAAGTGGAAATCATCCTCaaatcatgcattattttaagCATCCGATTCCAAAGATACTAAAATACGTACTCGTACgcaataacccaaaaaaaagaaagaaagtggaCAACCTGTTATTTGGGATCTGGGTTGAAGCTTGTGGGGGAGTTGGCTTGTTGGCTTGAGGGATCGAGGAGTATTGCTTCAGGAAGTAACGGTATTAACGGCTAGTCAATACGGTGCattgagtattaataaaatggTGCGCACCGGGGATGTTGGGTTTTAATAAAACGGTTCGTTTTAAGTTGTTACAGGTTATAAAGAATCGAGTTGCGCATCATCGTTTTGTTTCTCGATTGAATTAGGAAGTTTCTCGAGTTGTTAGTTAAGTCTATTAGTTTTTCTATAAAAGGGGGAATGATGTAAAGGAAAGCATTCTTGATCATTTGGTTAAACTACCATTGTAAGGAGTTTAGGGATTGCTTGAAAATCTCTCCATTAGTCTAGTAATATTGTGATTCATTCTTGTATCGTACTTCATTGATCATCTGCTCTAGTATTTAAATCTTTCATTGTTGTGCTCTCTGAGAACCAGTTCTGTAGACCTAGTGCATAAGTGAAGAACGTACGTAACACAACCCCCCAATACCCatctaaattttattgaatgcACATTAAACCACTTGGCCTAAAAAACTATACAAACACCTAACTCGCATGAAATTCTTTCACcgctatatttaattttttataaatagtaggaCGGATGATCAAACGGTTGAAATTTCAAGGATTCTTCTGCACTTGGTTCCAACACGTGTCCGCAACGTATATGGGAGGAGGGGGATAGCCATAGATAGAATGGCGTATAAACTCAAGTTAATGGTCTCATGAATCCATGATACACTAATTCCGCTCTAATTAAGGTATCCCTATCTCATGGGCTGACAGAATAAAGTTTATAGAGGTGATTCCAGGATTTGGAAAGAGTTCATTATAGGGAGTCACCTAAGATTTCCATTTGACTCTATCTCTCCCTCCCCTTCCCCCGAACCATGTATGGTTGAGAAAGAGACAACAAAGGCTGGCCTTTacagtttcttttattttgcgATATTACAAATACTGAACCGTTCTATCAGAAAGCTTTCATAGCTCAGTTGGTTAGAGCACCCGTTTAGTAAGCGGGAGGTCTTGAGTTCGACTCTCAATGAAAGCACACCTGTCAATAGTTTTGATGAATTCGGAAACATTgtcaaaccaacaaatacaTTGCCAACCAAACAAAATCCCACTGACAACAAGAGCAGGGAATCATTGTTCATGAGTCATTGGCAAAAACCATATTTTCGGATGACaaatttataatagttttaCATGATGATGAACATCCCTCAATTCCATTTTTATTCTGCTAAAAGTCACCTATCATGTGCACATTTACAAAGTAATAATCTGCTTCACCTATCCATGATGCAAACAACAGACACGACCCTCACCAACACGCCAATCTTCAAGTGCTTTCCTATTAACAACCTTGAAGATCGCGCCACCTGAGATAAACCAACCCTGCACGGTAATGAGTGTATGCTCCGGCAACCACTAGTACATGAAATAGTTGGTGGCTGTGCCCTGCAATGTCAAATTTCCCAGGCATCCATCGTTCAGGAATCCTTGTGGCATAAACAAGCGCTCCAAGCCCATAGAAAGCCCCCATCAGCAACTCGTATCCAAATGTGTGGAGAGCTTCGGGTTGGCCCCAAAACCAGATGAGCTTGTGCATGATTGGTGCTATCCCACTGAAGCCCATGGCACAGAATAGACATGCACGGACGGTACGGAACTGTGGGGTTTGAAAAACTGGAAGGAGAGAAAACAAAACTGTAGTAATTCCCAAGACAGTTATAAACCCAATGTAGAGGTTACAGAAGAAAGGGTTGCACATGAAGGAGTAGTAGACAGGAGGGTAGAAGGAGGTAGATATTAGGGCAGTAATTCCAGCATAATCAAGCCTGAGCATGATGTATGATAGGCGTTCAGAGGTGCAAGAGATGAGGTGGCAGGTGCTGCTCGCTAGCAAGCAAAACATTGCCCCAcccaaaaatgcaaaaaatggCCACCGCGTAATTGGTCTCACCATCAAGGGTGCTAGAATGTTTGCCAATTCTTCCTTCACGCTACGCTGCTTTAATCAAAAAGAAGGATagattttttatgagtaaaaacAAAGGATACATTAGTTAGTTACGTGTAGCTTTCGAAAGCAAGTCCatcaatgatataaaataagataatgaaagacaaaagccaatcgatgataatgaaaacaaataacagTATATGATTCAGAATGACTCATTTTACATGTGATATTAACCGCACAAAAAATCCATGTTGACAGGTATAATCTCCGTCTCTGTAATATACTCTAACCAAGAACCTGCTGTCCAACACATTTGCGTGAACTAGTGACAGTGATAATTAGTGTATCAggccatttaaaaaaaaagggggggaaaAAGTCTCAATAGCCGAATAAAACAAAGCTGATTTAATGAAGACTTACAAACAGTTAGTGACAGCATTGTGAAAGAATCAACCACTTAAAGATATGAACTACCAGCATCAAATAGGTTCTATTGTAAATGTGAAGGTACGGAGCATAATTCTTTGTTCCATGATAGAATTACCCATAATAGAATCATGAgcattttttttgggtaaaagtAGAAATCATGAAAACCTATTATATGCATGATGGGCTCTCAAACTTCAGAGAATTAAGGTGTGAGTAGGTAACTGTGTTTATCAAAGACAAAATATACCATAACTGTTTTTTTCCTTACAAAAGGCTTGGATGTAATTTAAACTGAAGCACATTATGCCTTTGCTGGCATTGACAAACCTGCCTTCAAGTTCAAGCTACGGTTTGGTGAATATAGCTCCAGATAAAGAAATCAGGCCAAATGTTTTACACGACCTTTTTTTAGTACTGTCTTTGGTTGGGAAGCTTCAAACTATAAAGTTCATATATTAAtcctctttactttttttttttcttcctatcAAAATCATGAGCATCACGAAACCTTTGAAAGGAAAGTCTCTGAAATACGGCCAAACCACATCCATCCACACAACAATAACTACAAGTTCAAGGAATTCTGCAGTGGCAATACTGCTGTAAAGCCATGAAGGCAGATTCTACTAAAAAAAGCTCTGAGAAAGAAGCTGCCACAAAGCCAGATTTTAGTAAAAGAACTTAATGAAAAACATATGTAATTATCTACATTGATTAAACCAATCATGCAAGTGACTGTGTTTGAGTGTTTAGGGAAAAACATTACCAAAACACAAACATCAGTATAGTTGCCACTGGAAAATCGCTCAGGCAAACAATTATATAGGAGCTCCCTAATATGCCAACTCGAGAGTGATGGAAGATAATCCATTGAAGGTAATGTAGTCTTTAACTCCTCCCTAAGCCTGTGCAGATCAGGCATGTTGGGCAAGGAGGGGAGGCATGTCATGAGTTCTGCATGCACTTTGTGAAGGTCGGCCTTTTTCAGCACATCAGGAAAATGCTGTAGAGTGTGAAGATCCACA
Above is a genomic segment from Juglans microcarpa x Juglans regia isolate MS1-56 chromosome 1D, Jm3101_v1.0, whole genome shotgun sequence containing:
- the LOC121237120 gene encoding heptahelical transmembrane protein 4-like isoform X2 encodes the protein MDDAHQSGENMNLSSEALENHQTRSSNEGKEKRLWQKVKYQLVEYHSLPGYLRDNDFVVGHYRSEWPLKQALLSIFSIHNETLNVWTHLIGFFLFLSLTIYTAMKVPKVVDLHTLQHFPDVLKKADLHKVHAELMTCLPSLPNMPDLHRLREELKTTLPSMDYLPSLSSWHIRELLYNCLPERFSSGNYTDVCVLRSVKEELANILAPLMVRPITRWPFFAFLGGAMFCLLASSTCHLISCTSERLSYIMLRLDYAGITALISTSFYPPVYYSFMCNPFFCNLYIGFITVLGITTVLFSLLPVFQTPQFRTVRACLFCAMGFSGIAPIMHKLIWFWGQPEALHTFGYELLMGAFYGLGALVYATRIPERWMPGKFDIAGHSHQLFHVLVVAGAYTHYRAGLVYLRWRDLQGC
- the LOC121237120 gene encoding heptahelical transmembrane protein 4-like isoform X1; the protein is MDDAHQSGENMNLSSEALENHQTRSSNEGKEKRLWQKVKYQLVEYHSLPGYLRDNDFVVGHYRSEWPLKQALLSIFSIHNETLNVWTHLIGFFLFLSLTIYTAMKVPKVVDLHTLQHFPDVLKKADLHKVHAELMTCLPSLPNMPDLHRLREELKTTLPSMDYLPSLSSWHIRELLYNCLPERFSSGNYTDVCVLQRSVKEELANILAPLMVRPITRWPFFAFLGGAMFCLLASSTCHLISCTSERLSYIMLRLDYAGITALISTSFYPPVYYSFMCNPFFCNLYIGFITVLGITTVLFSLLPVFQTPQFRTVRACLFCAMGFSGIAPIMHKLIWFWGQPEALHTFGYELLMGAFYGLGALVYATRIPERWMPGKFDIAGHSHQLFHVLVVAGAYTHYRAGLVYLRWRDLQGC
- the LOC121237120 gene encoding heptahelical transmembrane protein 4-like isoform X3; translated protein: MTCLPSLPNMPDLHRLREELKTTLPSMDYLPSLSSWHIRELLYNCLPERFSSGNYTDVCVLQRSVKEELANILAPLMVRPITRWPFFAFLGGAMFCLLASSTCHLISCTSERLSYIMLRLDYAGITALISTSFYPPVYYSFMCNPFFCNLYIGFITVLGITTVLFSLLPVFQTPQFRTVRACLFCAMGFSGIAPIMHKLIWFWGQPEALHTFGYELLMGAFYGLGALVYATRIPERWMPGKFDIAGHSHQLFHVLVVAGAYTHYRAGLVYLRWRDLQGC